In the Agromyces flavus genome, CGGCGGCGTCCGCCGACTCGGTCCACGCGCGCCAGACCAGGCTGCGCGGCGCGTCGAAGATGCGGGTGATCGTGAACTGCGCGTCATCCGTTCGCTCGTTCATGGTTCCTGCCCTTTCATCCTGCGGAGTTGCCGGTCGAGCAGGTCGAACCGCTCGTTCCACTCGCCGCGATGCCGTTCGACCCAGGCGGATGCCTCGTCGAGCGGTTCGGTCCGCAGCGAGCAGGTGCGCCACTGTGCCGTGGCGGTCCGCTCGATGAGCCCCGCCCGCTCGAGCACGTTGAGATGCTGCGAGATCGCCGGGCGGCTCATGTCGAACGGCTCGGCCAGTGCGCCGACGGTGGCCGGCCCGGCGTGCAGCCGGGACAGGATGGCCCGTCGAGTCGGGTCGGCCAGCGCGTGGAAGACCCGGCTGAGCTCGTCATCCGCCGCCTTCACGTAAGCAACTCCTTAATTAATGATGTACTTACGGTACGCTGACCGATTTCCCGCGTCAAGGGTCGGCTCAGGCGGTCGCGCGATCCGAGCGCCGCTTCCGGAAGAGCAGCAGCGGGATGAGCCACGTACCGAGCGCCGTCACCGCCCAGAGCAGCAGCGTCGCCAGCACCCACGCCATGACGCCGTCGATGCGGATGCCGCCGGGGAACAGCGAGGCGATGAGCAGGGCGACGAAGGTCGAGATCAGCCCGATGCCGCCGAGGATCGCCGAGGCGTGCCGGCGGGCGAGCCTCGTCGCCAGCGGAGCGAGCAGGGCCTGGGCGATCGTGAAGACGACCACGGCGACGAGGAAGCCGGCGGCGTCGAGGTGGAAGTCGGGGAGCAGCCAGGCCGCCAGCATCAGCCCGACCGCGGACATGACGAGCGAGATCACGACGGTCGCGAGGAAGCGCACCATGCTCGAAGGCTAGCGGCGGCCGCACCGGTCGGGCAGGCGGGACGCGGCGCAGACGGAGACGGGCCGTGCTCCCGAGGAGCACGGCCCGTCCCGTTCTTGGTGCGGCCGGCGGATCCCGCCAAGGTCGTTTTCCGACCGCACCGGCTGGTCACGGCTCCGGGTTCGGAGCCGCGGGTTCTGCTACAGGTTCGCGATCACCGCCTCGACGGCGCGGATCACGAGCGCTGCCGCGTCGGCGTCGGTGCGGATCCGGTTCGGGACCTGCGTGGCGATGAACTCGAGACGGGCCGTCGCCGTCGCGGTGTCACCGGCGGCGAGGGCCGCGTCGACCTCTGCCAGCACGTCGCCGAAGGACGCCGCGACGCCGCGGGTGATGCGGCCGTCGTCCTGCAGGGCGGCGAGCAGCGAGCGGATGTCGCTCACCGAGGTCGTGAACTCGAACTGGTCGAGGTCCACGCCGCCCGTCGAGGTCACGACGACCCGTCCGGTGCCCTCGGGGATCACCGTGAGCGGCACCGCGACGTCCTGCCACTCGGCGGAGTCGACGTCGAACTCGGCGATCTGCTCACCGTCGGCATCGGCCCACGTGAGCGTGACGGTGCCCTCGCCCTTGGTGCGGAGCTCCACGCCCGTGATGCCGCCGAGCTCCACCGGGTCGTAGGCGATCCACTCACCCTCGTCGAGGCCGCCGAGGTAGCGGAAGCCCTCGGCCGACTCGTCGTCGACCACGGTCACGTCGCCGCTGCGAGCGTCGTTGTGCTCGGCCTGCAGTGCGCGCGGGTTGAGCAGGACGACGTCGTCACCCGAGAGTGCCGGCGCGGTGTCGGTGCCGCCGTCGGTGTACGAGGCGCCGATCTGGGCGTAGATGTTCTCGGTCTCGCCGTGACCGGCCTCGAGGGCCGTCTCGATCGTGGCAGTGCATCCCGTGCCCGTGAAGAGCGGGTGGGTGTGCGTGTTGTCGTGACCGAGGCCGTAGCTCCACAGCACGCGGCTGCAGTCGATCGTCTCATCGGGGTCGGTGACCTTCACCTCGAAGGCGACGGTGTCGCCCCAGTCGGTGAACGCGCCGTCGGCGGGCGAGACGATCTCGACGACCGGCGCCGTGTTGCCCACGGTGATGGTGACCGAGGCGAGGCTCACGCGACCGCTCGAGTCCGTGACCCGCACGCGGGCCTGGTACTGGCCGTCCTCCGTGAACGTGTGCGACGCGACCGCGTCACCGTCGGTGAAGGTGCCGTCGCCCTCGAAGTCCCAGGCGAAGCTCAGGTCGAGCCCGTCGGGGTGGGTCGTCTCCGATGCGTCGAACTCGACCTCGAGCGGTCCCTCGCCCGACGTGACGTCCGCCGACAGCACGACGCGCGGACCCTTGGTGCCCTCGACGTAGTCGACGCGGTAGAGCCCGGCGTCGGGGTTCGGGCGGAAGAATCCGTCGCCGTAGTCGAGCACGTAGAGCGAGCCGTCGGGGCCGAACTCCATGTCCATCACGTTGTCCCAGACCGGCATGCCTGCGGCGGTGAGGGCCGCGTTGGGCAGGAAGTCCTCGATCTTCGTGACGGGACCGTCGGGGTCGTCCTGCGAGAACGCGAAGATGCGGTCACGTGAGAACTCGCCCATGAAGGCCTTGCCGTCCCAATACGCCGGGAACTTGGTCGCCGACTCGAGCTCCTCGTCGTAGCGGTAGGTCGGCCCGCCCATGGGCGCCTGGCCACCGGAGCCGAACTCGGGCCACGGCTGGTGCTCGGGGCGGTCGCCGTACCAGATCTGCGGTTCGGTCGCAGCCGGGAGCTGCTGGAGACCCGTGTTGTAGGGCGACGGGTTGACCGGTGCGTCGCAGTCGTACCAGTTGCGCACCGTGAGCGTCTCGTAGTCCCAGTTGCTGTACTCCGCATTGGGGCCGTGGCATAGGGGCCATCCGCCGTTCACGGGGACCGTGGTCGACTGCCACTCGACGTAGCCCATCGGGCCGCGGTCGACGTTCGCCGTCCCCGCGTCGGGACCGTAGTCGCCCCACGTGACCGCGCCGGTCTCCGGGTCGAAGTCCATGCGGAACGGGTTGCGGAGACCCATCGCGAAGATCTCCGGGCGGGTGTCGGCGGTGCCCGGCGCGAACAGGTTGCCCGCGGGGATCGTGTAGCTGCCGTCCTCCTGGACGTCGATCCGGATGATCTTGCCGCGGAGGTCGTTCGTGTTGCCCGAGCCGCGGCGTGCGTCGAAGCCGGGATTGTAGCCGGCCCGGTCGTTCATGGGCGCGTAGCCGTTGGCGCCGGGCGTGCCGGCGGGCGTGTTGTCACCCGTCGAAAGGAGGACATTGCCGTCGTTGTCGAATGCGACGTCACCGGCGACGTGGCAGCACTGCCCGCGCTGGACCTCGACCTTGATGATGACCTGCTCGGTGGAGAGGTCGAGCGAGTTCGCCTCGTCATCCCACCTGAAGCGGCTGAGCTGGTTGTAGCCCTTCCATTGGTCCCAGTACGACGCATCGGCGCCGGCCGGCAGCGTGTTGGGCGAGGATCCGGCAGGCGTGGTCTCGGGGTACGGGGCGTCCATCACGCGCGGTGCGTAATAGAGGTAGACCCAGCCGTTCTCCTCGAAATCGGGGTCGAGCGTGACGGTCTGCAGTCCGTCCTCGGAGTTGGCGTAGACGTCGATCGTGTTGACGACCGTGGTGGTGCCCTCGGCGGGGTCGGTCAGTCGGAGCTGGCCGCCGCGCGTCGTGTGGAGCACGCGGGAGTCGGGCAGCACGGCGAGGTCGATCGGCTCGCCGACCCCGCTGGTGCCGGCGAGCCTGACGCGCTCGTAGTTGGCCCACGTGGTGGCCGCGACCTCGTCTCCGTGGTCATGGCCCTCATGGGCGGCAGCGGGCCCCGCGACGACGAGCGAAGCCGCGACGGCGGCTCCGGTCACCAGCGCCGCGAGGCGTGAACGTGCGATGTGCATGGATGTCTCCAGTCGGATGGAAGGAGGTTCGGCGGGATCCATGTGGTGCCGGGCCGCGCGGGGTAAGGCACCGCGCGGCCCGGGGTCGTGCGTCAGCCGCGCAGGGCGGCCAGATTGCCGTAGCTGTACGCGGAGTTCTCCAGCGACAGCGAGGGCGACGGCGCGTTCACGCCCAGCGAGTTGACCGTCGACGCGTTGTCCTGCTCGTACATCGAGTTGTGGTACCCCTTCGCCCCGATCCGCTGGAAGAACGTGGTGAAGTCGATGTCGCCCGCGCCGAACGGCACGATCGAGTAGCCCGCGGCGAGGTCGGGCCGCGAGGCGCCGTCCTTCGCGTGGAAGAGCGGGAACCGGGTGGTCTGCGCGGCGACGAGACCGGCAGGGTCGAACACGTTCTGCACGACGGAGCCGTCGGGCGCCGTGTAGCTCTGGAATCGGTGCTGGGCCACGTGCGCCCAGTAGATGTCCATCTCGAGGTACACGTAGTTCGGGTCGGTGTTCTGCAGGAACCACTCCAGGCGGCGGAGGCCGGTCGAGCGAGTCGGAAGGCCGGTCACCGCGTCGGGGGTGCTGTCGAGCAGGAAGCTGTACGCCGCGTCATGGTTGTGCGTGTACAGCTTGAGCCCGTGCGTCGCGGCGCGCTCGCCGAAGAAGTTCCAGCGGTCGGCCGCGGCCTGCCAGTCGGCGAGGTACGAGCTGCTCGTCGGGTCGCTGCCGGTGCCGATGTGGCCGAATCCGAGGATGTTGGCGACCTCGCACGCGGCGTCGAATGCGGCGATCGTCGCATCCGTGATCGTCGACGGGATCTGGCCGTGGTTGCCCTCGGCCTCGAGGCCGTTGTCGTCGAGCCAGGTGCGGAGCAGCTGTGCTCCCTCGGGCGTTCCGAGGTTCGCGCCGCCCTCGGAGTTGGCGTTCTGCCCGTAGCCCGCGAACTCGATCTGCTTGTACCCGATGCGTGCCAGCTCCGCGAGGACCTCCTTGAAGCCGGAGGGGAGGTCGCTCGTGAGCGGGTTGCGGCCGACCGCGTCGCGCACCGTGTAGAGGATGATGCCCCGCTTGCCGGGCGGGACCAGCGGTCCGTTCGCCACGTCGGCGGCGGCGCCCGTGGCCGCGTGCGCGTGCGTGTGGCCGCCGGCGAGCCCGACCGCTGCGGCGGCGGCCATACCCGTCGTGGCCGCCAGCAGTTGCCGGCGCGTCAGGCCGAGGCTGCGCCCGAGGACGCGGGCGTCGTGCTCGGCCTGTTCCGTCAGTTCATCCATGATGCTCCCTTGCACTGAACCGTTTTCTTGTAGGGACGGCGCGAAGGGTCTGAACCCGAGCGCCGTTGCTCGTGAGTTGGCATCCACGAACTTTTTCGGAGGCTACGGCATTTGTCTCGCTGAGGTCAAGCAAAAGCGTGGGTGATATGCGCGGCTTTTCACTTTCCACGACAAAAGTCCGAATGGCCCGTGGGAAACGTCCGAGGCGGCGGCGCGGCCTGTACGTGCGAGGCGACGTGCAGCATGATGGTCCGATGGGCCGTCTGCGGAATCGCGCATGACCGCCCCCGCATCCGAGGGCGGAGGGCGAGCGGCCCGGCGCGTGCAGGGCACGTACTACACGCTGATGCTCGGTAACACGTTGGCCGCGTCGTTCATCTGGGGCATCAACACGCTCTTCCTGCTCGATGCCGGCCTGACCAACCTCGAGGCCTTCGCCGCCAACGCGTTCTTCAG is a window encoding:
- a CDS encoding ArsR/SmtB family transcription factor codes for the protein MKAADDELSRVFHALADPTRRAILSRLHAGPATVGALAEPFDMSRPAISQHLNVLERAGLIERTATAQWRTCSLRTEPLDEASAWVERHRGEWNERFDLLDRQLRRMKGQEP
- a CDS encoding phage holin family protein — its product is MVRFLATVVISLVMSAVGLMLAAWLLPDFHLDAAGFLVAVVVFTIAQALLAPLATRLARRHASAILGGIGLISTFVALLIASLFPGGIRIDGVMAWVLATLLLWAVTALGTWLIPLLLFRKRRSDRATA
- a CDS encoding PQQ-dependent sugar dehydrogenase — translated: MHIARSRLAALVTGAAVAASLVVAGPAAAHEGHDHGDEVAATTWANYERVRLAGTSGVGEPIDLAVLPDSRVLHTTRGGQLRLTDPAEGTTTVVNTIDVYANSEDGLQTVTLDPDFEENGWVYLYYAPRVMDAPYPETTPAGSSPNTLPAGADASYWDQWKGYNQLSRFRWDDEANSLDLSTEQVIIKVEVQRGQCCHVAGDVAFDNDGNVLLSTGDNTPAGTPGANGYAPMNDRAGYNPGFDARRGSGNTNDLRGKIIRIDVQEDGSYTIPAGNLFAPGTADTRPEIFAMGLRNPFRMDFDPETGAVTWGDYGPDAGTANVDRGPMGYVEWQSTTVPVNGGWPLCHGPNAEYSNWDYETLTVRNWYDCDAPVNPSPYNTGLQQLPAATEPQIWYGDRPEHQPWPEFGSGGQAPMGGPTYRYDEELESATKFPAYWDGKAFMGEFSRDRIFAFSQDDPDGPVTKIEDFLPNAALTAAGMPVWDNVMDMEFGPDGSLYVLDYGDGFFRPNPDAGLYRVDYVEGTKGPRVVLSADVTSGEGPLEVEFDASETTHPDGLDLSFAWDFEGDGTFTDGDAVASHTFTEDGQYQARVRVTDSSGRVSLASVTITVGNTAPVVEIVSPADGAFTDWGDTVAFEVKVTDPDETIDCSRVLWSYGLGHDNTHTHPLFTGTGCTATIETALEAGHGETENIYAQIGASYTDGGTDTAPALSGDDVVLLNPRALQAEHNDARSGDVTVVDDESAEGFRYLGGLDEGEWIAYDPVELGGITGVELRTKGEGTVTLTWADADGEQIAEFDVDSAEWQDVAVPLTVIPEGTGRVVVTSTGGVDLDQFEFTTSVSDIRSLLAALQDDGRITRGVAASFGDVLAEVDAALAAGDTATATARLEFIATQVPNRIRTDADAAALVIRAVEAVIANL
- a CDS encoding sugar phosphate isomerase/epimerase family protein — encoded protein: MDELTEQAEHDARVLGRSLGLTRRQLLAATTGMAAAAAVGLAGGHTHAHAATGAAADVANGPLVPPGKRGIILYTVRDAVGRNPLTSDLPSGFKEVLAELARIGYKQIEFAGYGQNANSEGGANLGTPEGAQLLRTWLDDNGLEAEGNHGQIPSTITDATIAAFDAACEVANILGFGHIGTGSDPTSSSYLADWQAAADRWNFFGERAATHGLKLYTHNHDAAYSFLLDSTPDAVTGLPTRSTGLRRLEWFLQNTDPNYVYLEMDIYWAHVAQHRFQSYTAPDGSVVQNVFDPAGLVAAQTTRFPLFHAKDGASRPDLAAGYSIVPFGAGDIDFTTFFQRIGAKGYHNSMYEQDNASTVNSLGVNAPSPSLSLENSAYSYGNLAALRG